The following coding sequences lie in one Myxococcus xanthus genomic window:
- a CDS encoding serine/threonine-protein kinase PknK, whose product MPRCQTCGRRWEGSHAPCPPGPPPQGDTPSPPPVPAVPGYQVDGVFAQGGFGVLLGALRAADGLRVAIKVARGSNWLGRAQLARESEALRVLGPPTVPALYEAGALTGGARFLAMEYVPLPTLADRLARAAGPLPPEELALRALAVVDTVAQVHAHGLAHCDLKPEHLFVDEATGRVRVFDFGLVRGATTESASQPSDASTPSDASGFAGTAEYMAPEQCAGNADISTRTDVYALGVLLYEMLTGRPPFFGPTPDVLQAHLSLRPPPPSDFAPVAPAVEEVVLRCLAKEPARRPENAAALGSALREAFEHALRATEPATPRPAAPGEPRPAQVRRSVAILFLTSRANPVSLQKALASYGGHLAFSDAQRIAAVFDPDAGENPVRRAMRAAEGLAERGLSPNGLVDVSAVTVQRRPTGAPRYLGAILSREDRYPSGPEAHGLLLSPAAAEAVPEVPCMEVPELRGLLRPAPPGAAPRPDITVLQLGSEVLVGREAELAELLESARSAVGGATPTIVTVLSERGLGKSHLAATLARRLRLLLPHARVYCSRSREPVQGDPDGTLRTLLRCALNAFERDDTDTEQQTRAAILQRLGPTLGTELWPGVAATLGWYTPGGPELQSWAAAPGALRSLAMRAAGELLAANARERPLCLVLDDAHFAEETALDALEYACLAEASVPLWVCVLARPGFEKSRPTWGTRAAKQATLALPVLAADQAQSLCRLLLKPVENVPAQAVERIVERAQYVPLYLVELVRGLKRQGLVRQRAPGGSWYLVTDGLEKVPELRLVEWLADRELGALPPSLAAHARLCAMLGTDFTAATAEGVVRELEREGAAGGFPLDAGHATKRLLDSGLLVSHRHEGLSFRNELLREAVAATLPAAEREHVHHAAYRYFLSAAGAGERQRLPRLALHAAAAGRRDEAAALSIDLAESARGRHAFLDAEAMYTRALELLEPTDELRCLTALRGRGLMRIRIGRYDDSLADFAAARERARRLGHTRTEVELLLDEAMALDWVNDYTRSEARALEAQHLAATVASPYVQARLLLALGRAQFRKGEWQEARMPLEAAAERARRLGDAGYETQVVAQLLLAVILPNLGDIDETEHVLTEVITACTERGDHFHLGSAINNRRNLWVARKELTRALKDQERFMHLGRELGMVGWEYFAEHNLGELHYQAGDADAAAPHIARAIALERRHPEVASRPWALLLQARALAWMGRHTRAREVLAQVRQVMAEGPPGVELSPSEEVLFSMVELATRDAAPEAWWSLRERSAQVSVEQEPLEVLEMMGLAALRRGDREEAARVLGEALERARHVPNLMEGRIRRSLEKVHESSPAT is encoded by the coding sequence GTGCCGCGATGCCAGACATGCGGACGGCGCTGGGAAGGCTCTCACGCGCCGTGCCCGCCAGGACCGCCACCTCAGGGAGACACGCCCTCGCCGCCCCCTGTGCCCGCTGTTCCGGGCTACCAGGTGGACGGCGTCTTCGCGCAGGGAGGCTTCGGCGTGCTGCTGGGCGCCCTGCGCGCAGCGGACGGCCTGCGTGTGGCCATCAAGGTGGCCCGTGGGAGCAACTGGTTGGGCCGCGCCCAGCTCGCCCGTGAGTCGGAGGCACTGCGCGTGCTCGGGCCGCCCACGGTGCCCGCGCTCTACGAGGCGGGCGCGCTGACGGGCGGCGCGCGCTTCCTGGCCATGGAGTACGTGCCGCTGCCCACCCTGGCGGACCGGCTGGCTCGCGCCGCGGGACCGTTGCCCCCTGAAGAGCTGGCCCTCCGCGCGCTGGCCGTGGTGGACACGGTGGCCCAGGTCCACGCGCACGGGCTCGCCCACTGCGACCTCAAGCCGGAGCACCTCTTCGTCGACGAAGCGACGGGCCGCGTGCGCGTCTTCGACTTCGGCCTGGTGCGGGGCGCCACCACGGAGAGCGCCTCGCAGCCCAGCGATGCCTCCACGCCCAGTGACGCGTCTGGCTTCGCCGGTACCGCGGAGTACATGGCCCCCGAGCAATGTGCGGGCAACGCGGACATCTCCACGCGCACGGACGTGTACGCGCTGGGCGTCCTCCTCTACGAGATGCTCACTGGACGGCCGCCCTTCTTCGGCCCCACCCCGGACGTGCTCCAGGCCCACCTGTCGCTGCGCCCCCCGCCCCCGTCCGACTTCGCGCCCGTGGCGCCCGCGGTGGAGGAGGTGGTGCTGCGCTGTCTGGCGAAGGAGCCCGCCCGCCGTCCGGAGAACGCCGCCGCGCTGGGCAGCGCGCTACGCGAGGCCTTCGAGCACGCCCTCCGCGCCACCGAGCCCGCGACGCCTCGGCCCGCGGCGCCGGGCGAGCCGCGCCCCGCACAGGTGCGCCGCTCCGTCGCCATCCTGTTCCTCACCTCGCGCGCCAACCCCGTATCGCTCCAGAAGGCCCTGGCCTCCTATGGCGGCCACCTGGCCTTCTCCGACGCCCAGCGCATCGCCGCCGTCTTCGACCCGGACGCGGGAGAGAACCCGGTGCGCCGCGCCATGCGCGCCGCGGAAGGGCTGGCGGAGCGGGGCCTGTCGCCCAACGGCCTCGTGGACGTGTCCGCCGTCACCGTGCAGCGCCGCCCCACCGGCGCGCCGCGCTACCTGGGCGCCATCCTGTCCCGCGAGGACCGCTATCCCAGCGGGCCCGAGGCCCATGGCCTCCTGCTGTCTCCCGCCGCCGCCGAGGCCGTGCCCGAAGTGCCCTGCATGGAGGTGCCGGAGCTGCGGGGCCTGCTGCGCCCCGCGCCGCCAGGCGCCGCGCCCCGTCCGGACATCACCGTCCTCCAGCTGGGCAGCGAGGTGCTGGTGGGCCGCGAGGCGGAGCTGGCCGAGCTGCTGGAGAGCGCACGCTCCGCGGTGGGCGGCGCCACGCCCACCATCGTCACCGTTTTGAGCGAGCGCGGCCTGGGCAAGAGCCACCTGGCCGCCACCCTCGCCCGCCGCCTCCGCCTGCTGCTGCCCCACGCGCGGGTGTACTGCTCGCGCTCCCGGGAGCCGGTGCAGGGCGACCCCGACGGCACCCTGCGCACGCTGCTGCGGTGCGCCCTCAACGCCTTCGAGCGCGACGACACGGACACCGAGCAGCAGACACGCGCCGCCATCCTCCAGCGCCTGGGCCCCACGCTGGGCACCGAGCTGTGGCCCGGCGTGGCCGCCACGCTGGGTTGGTACACGCCCGGTGGTCCGGAGCTCCAGAGCTGGGCCGCCGCGCCCGGTGCGCTTCGCTCGCTGGCCATGCGCGCCGCCGGTGAGCTGCTGGCCGCCAATGCCCGCGAGCGTCCGCTGTGCCTCGTCCTGGACGACGCGCACTTCGCGGAGGAGACGGCGCTGGACGCACTGGAGTACGCCTGCCTCGCCGAGGCCAGTGTCCCGCTGTGGGTGTGCGTGCTGGCGCGCCCGGGCTTCGAGAAGAGCCGTCCCACCTGGGGCACTCGCGCCGCGAAGCAGGCCACGTTGGCCCTGCCGGTGCTGGCGGCCGACCAGGCGCAGTCGCTGTGCCGCCTGCTGCTCAAGCCGGTGGAGAACGTGCCCGCGCAAGCGGTGGAGCGCATCGTCGAGCGCGCGCAATACGTCCCCCTCTACCTGGTGGAGCTGGTGCGCGGCCTCAAGCGCCAGGGCCTGGTGCGCCAGCGCGCGCCAGGCGGGAGCTGGTACCTCGTCACAGACGGGCTGGAGAAGGTGCCCGAGCTGCGGCTGGTGGAGTGGCTGGCGGACCGCGAGCTGGGCGCGCTGCCGCCATCACTGGCCGCGCACGCGCGCCTGTGCGCGATGCTGGGCACGGACTTCACCGCGGCCACGGCCGAAGGCGTGGTTCGTGAGCTGGAGCGCGAAGGCGCCGCGGGCGGATTCCCCCTGGACGCGGGCCACGCCACCAAGCGGCTCCTGGACTCCGGCCTGCTGGTATCCCACCGCCACGAAGGGTTGAGCTTCCGCAACGAGCTGCTGCGCGAGGCGGTGGCCGCCACCCTGCCCGCCGCCGAGCGCGAGCACGTCCATCACGCCGCCTACCGCTACTTCCTCAGCGCGGCCGGCGCCGGTGAGCGCCAGCGCCTGCCTCGCCTGGCCCTGCACGCGGCCGCCGCCGGGCGCCGCGACGAGGCCGCCGCGCTCTCCATCGACCTGGCCGAGTCCGCCCGGGGCCGCCACGCGTTCCTCGACGCCGAGGCCATGTACACGCGGGCGCTGGAGCTGCTGGAGCCCACCGACGAGCTGCGCTGCCTCACCGCGCTGCGCGGCCGGGGCCTGATGCGCATCCGCATTGGCCGGTATGACGACTCGCTGGCGGACTTCGCCGCGGCCCGCGAGCGCGCCCGCCGGCTGGGCCACACGCGCACGGAGGTGGAGCTGCTGCTGGACGAGGCCATGGCGCTGGACTGGGTGAACGACTACACGCGCAGCGAGGCCCGCGCGCTGGAGGCCCAGCACCTGGCGGCCACCGTGGCCTCGCCCTACGTACAGGCTCGGCTGCTGCTGGCGCTGGGACGCGCCCAGTTCCGCAAGGGTGAGTGGCAGGAAGCGCGCATGCCCCTGGAGGCCGCCGCCGAGCGCGCGCGCCGCCTGGGCGATGCTGGCTATGAGACGCAGGTGGTGGCGCAGCTGCTGCTGGCCGTCATCCTTCCCAACCTGGGCGACATCGACGAGACGGAGCACGTGCTCACCGAGGTCATCACCGCCTGCACCGAGCGCGGCGACCACTTCCACCTGGGCAGCGCCATCAACAACCGGCGCAACTTGTGGGTGGCGCGCAAGGAGCTGACGCGGGCGCTGAAGGACCAGGAGCGCTTCATGCACCTGGGCCGCGAGCTGGGCATGGTGGGCTGGGAGTACTTCGCGGAGCACAACCTCGGCGAGCTGCACTACCAGGCCGGCGACGCCGACGCCGCGGCGCCCCACATCGCTCGCGCCATTGCCTTGGAGCGACGGCACCCGGAGGTGGCGTCGCGCCCGTGGGCCCTGCTGCTCCAGGCGCGGGCCCTGGCCTGGATGGGCCGACACACCCGTGCCCGCGAGGTGCTGGCCCAGGTGCGGCAGGTGATGGCGGAAGGCCCGCCGGGCGTGGAGCTGAGCCCGTCGGAGGAGGTCCTCTTCTCCATGGTGGAGCTGGCCACCCGCGACGCCGCCCCCGAGGCGTGGTGGTCCCTGCGCGAGCGCTCCGCGCAGGTGTCCGTGGAGCAGGAGCCGCTGGAGGTCCTGGAGATGATGGGGCTGGCGGCGCTGCGCCGGGGCGACCGGGAAGAAGCTGCGCGCGTGCTGGGCGAGGCCCTGGAGCGCGCGCGGCACGTGCCCAATCTCATGGAGGGCCGCATCCGCCGCTCACTGGAGAAGGTGCACGAGTCTTCGCCGGCTACGTGA
- a CDS encoding transposase family protein — protein MSLLLFARFSAVEDSRRHAQKVVFPLELLLLIVFGAAVRDMPGWQGAADLARLKEAWLRKLCPWDSSGRPSADTLERDIGRLDAELFAEGFSVWMRDVAARRALPSSGVQQVAVDGKSLRGGEHVRRARRACRCTLFTPIWSRVATASWWGWCPRQVVPRVRQWSPRTC, from the coding sequence ATGTCCCTGCTGCTCTTTGCGCGTTTTTCGGCGGTGGAGGACTCGAGGCGGCACGCGCAGAAAGTGGTCTTCCCGCTCGAACTGTTGCTGCTCATCGTCTTTGGAGCGGCGGTGAGGGACATGCCTGGATGGCAGGGGGCCGCGGACTTGGCGCGACTGAAGGAGGCATGGCTGCGCAAGCTGTGTCCCTGGGATAGCTCCGGGAGGCCGTCCGCCGATACCCTGGAGCGTGACATAGGGAGACTGGACGCGGAACTCTTCGCGGAGGGATTTTCGGTCTGGATGAGGGATGTGGCGGCACGGCGCGCGCTGCCTTCGAGCGGAGTGCAGCAGGTAGCCGTGGACGGCAAGAGTCTACGGGGGGGGGAGCACGTACGACGGGCGCGTCGAGCGTGCCGATGCACCTTGTTCACACCTATCTGGTCGAGGGTCGCGACAGCCTCCTGGTGGGGCTGGTGCCCGCGCCAGGTGGTGCCTCGAGTGAGGCAGTGGTCGCCGCGGACCTGCTGA
- a CDS encoding ISAs1 family transposase produces the protein MLGRGYVLALKGNRGPVHATVCETLCVVGGKDVLDEAWAESLCDSRTDSGEEAGHGRKEQRRGWAFDVKHFPRVQHFLPHARSVLALVRERSVVTLNGTETSRELHFFVSTREPSDAEAMAISVRAHWEVENGLHQRLDVVLHEDATRIHNGPGAQNLAVVRRAAFAVLKADTSFKAILPRRVRRAGHDDTYRTHLLTLVIL, from the coding sequence ATGCTGGGGAGAGGCTATGTCCTGGCCCTCAAAGGCAACCGGGGGCCTGTGCACGCCACGGTGTGCGAGACGTTGTGCGTCGTGGGCGGAAAAGACGTGCTGGATGAGGCATGGGCAGAGTCCTTGTGCGATTCACGCACGGACAGCGGGGAAGAAGCAGGCCATGGCCGAAAAGAGCAACGGCGTGGCTGGGCCTTCGACGTGAAGCACTTCCCCCGCGTGCAGCACTTCCTGCCGCACGCCAGGAGTGTGTTGGCGCTGGTTCGAGAGCGTTCTGTCGTTACGCTGAACGGCACCGAGACAAGCCGCGAGCTGCATTTCTTCGTCAGCACCCGCGAGCCCTCCGATGCCGAAGCCATGGCGATCTCCGTGCGTGCGCACTGGGAGGTGGAAAATGGGCTGCATCAGCGTCTGGACGTCGTGCTGCATGAGGATGCCACGCGCATCCACAATGGCCCAGGCGCTCAGAACCTCGCCGTGGTACGCCGAGCCGCTTTCGCCGTCCTGAAGGCTGACACCTCGTTCAAGGCAATTCTGCCCAGACGCGTGCGGCGGGCTGGTCACGACGACACCTACCGCACCCACCTCCTCACCCTCGTCATTTTATAG